A genomic segment from Glycine max cultivar Williams 82 chromosome 1, Glycine_max_v4.0, whole genome shotgun sequence encodes:
- the LOC106799639 gene encoding uncharacterized protein, whose protein sequence is MAENTRMKELSSDIKRNAESIEKMYNDFHEKIDRLEIANASRFEAMQTNTESKFSQINNALDMLLNQSPHKSSHGVGNSSKQPFQVRNIKLEFPRFDGKNVLEWIFRAEQFFDYYGTPDPDRLTIASVHLDKDVVPWFQMMQRSHPFHSWVEFTRALELDFGPSIYECPRATLFKLSQTGTVADYYLQFTSLANKVYGLSNDALIDCFISGLIPEIRRDVMIHTPISMVKVVSLAKVYEEKYTSTSKPHKSTPSNSYNHRAPFNSNKPENTQKANHTPLLQTLPTRPMNPNQRNPNIKRISPAEMQLRREKGLCYWCDDQFSLTHKCPNRQVMMLQFDDSEKHIEPEPEKAQLDMTCNEPDPTTNDHHLSLNAMKGTNSMGILRFTGQIGQISVQVLIDGGSSDNFLQPRIAEFLKLPVEPGPCFKVLVGNVQTMTAEGVVPNLSITLQGHELIVPVFLLPVAGADIILGSSWLATLGPHVADYAALTLKFLYKGKFVTLQGERGTSPKLAQFNHCRRMQNTDAIAETFAVQLLQFHTEEDILKELPQDIAPEIALLLHTYSSVFQTPTALPPPRSQNHAIPLMEGTKPVKVKPYRYPHS, encoded by the coding sequence ATGGCAGAGAATACCCGGATGAAAGAGCTCAGTTCCGACATCAAGCGCAACGCTGAATCAATCGAAAAGATGTATAACGATTTCCACGAGAAGATCGACCGATTGGAAATCGCGAACGCATCTCGCTTTGAAGCGATGCAGACGAACACAGAAAGCAAGTTTTCTCAGATCAACAACGCGCTTGATATGCTACTGAATCAGAGTCCCCATAAATCTTCCCATGGTGTCGGTAACTCAAGCAAACAACCATTTCAGGTGCGAAACATTAAATTGGAATTTCCCCGTTTTGATGGCAAAAATGTGTTAGAATGGATATTTCGTGCTGAGcagttttttgattattatggtACGCCGGATCCGGATCGGTTAACCATCGCGTCGGTGCACTTAGACAAAGACGTAGTTCCTTGGTTCCAGATGATGCAGCGTTCTCACCCATTTCATTCTTGGGTGGAGTTCACACGCGCTTTAGAACTTGATTTTGGCCCATCAATTTATGAGTGTCCCAGAGCAACGTTATTCAAATTAAGTCAAACTGGAACTGTGGCTGATTATTATCTGCAATTTACTTCATTAGCTAACAAAGTTTACGGCTTGAGTAATGATGCATTGATTGATTGTTTCATTAGTGGTTTAATTCCTGAGATCAGACGGGATGTTATGATTCACACGCCAATTTCTATGGTCAAAGTTGTGTCCCTTGCTAAAGTATATGAAGAGAAGTATACCTCAACCAGTAAACCACATAAATCCACACCGTCAAATTCATACAACCACAGAGCACCCTTCAATTCAAATAAACCAGAAAATACCCAAAAAGCAAACCACACTCCTCTCCTTCAAACCCTGCCAACAAGACCTATGAACCCCAATCAAAGAAACCCAAACATCAAAAGAATTTCCCCAGCTGAAATGCAATTGAGAAGAGAAAAAGGTTTATGCTACTGGTGTGATGACCAATTTTCTCTAACCCACAAATGTCCAAACCGTCAAGTCATGATGCTGCAATTTGACGACAGTGAAAAACACATTGAACCTGAACCAGAAAAAGCCCAGCTAGATATGACCTGTAATGAACCTGACCCAACCACAAATGACCACCACTTATCTTTGAATGCAATGAAAGGGACCAATAGCATGGGTATTTTGCGATTCACGGGCCAGATTGGACAAATCAGTGTGCAAGTATTAATTGATGGAGGAAGTTCAGACAATTTCTTACAACCTAGAATTGCTGAATTTCTTAAATTACCAGTTGAACCAGGACCATGTTTCAAAGTGTTGGTGGGTAATGTCCAAACTATGACTGCTGAGGGAGTTGTTCCTAACTTGTCTATCACACTACAAGGCCATGAATTGATAGTACCAGTCTTCTTACTACCTGTGGCAGGAGCAGATATTATTTTGGGCTCATCTTGGCTGGCTACTCTAGGCCCACATGTTGCAGATTATGCAGCTTTGACATTAAAATTTCTCTACAAAGGCAAATTTGTGACATTACAAGGAGAGAGGGGAACATCGCCTAAACTGGCTCAGTTTAATCATTGTAGACGAATGCAAAACACTGATGCTATTGCTGAAACTTTTGCAGTTCAACTACTTCAATTTCACACAGAAGAGGATATTTTGAAAGAACTGCCACAAGATATAGCCCCTGAGATTGCCCTGTTGTTACACACATACAGTTCAGTGTTTCAAACTCCAACAGCTCTACCACCCCCTCGAAGTCAGAATCATGCTATCCCACTGATGGAAGGTACTAAGCCCGTAAAAGTCAAACCTTATAGATATCCACATAGTTAG